Proteins encoded together in one Lathyrus oleraceus cultivar Zhongwan6 chromosome 5, CAAS_Psat_ZW6_1.0, whole genome shotgun sequence window:
- the LOC127086385 gene encoding COP1-interacting protein 7 isoform X1 — protein sequence MDPSSCLDHALFQLTPTRTRCDLVIVAGGVSERLASGLLEPFLSHLKCAKDQISKGGYSITLHPVGIFAPWFTKATLQRFVRFVSTPEVLERFVTIEKEIVQIEGSVQSSEAEGNLSYAEGRVKRSTNSSNQDGHEENSRIRLQRVLDNRKAMLCKEQAMAYARALVAGYYPESMDELICFADAFGASRLREACLNFLELCKQKNEDKLWVDEIAAMQVSSQPVLPYLRTSGIVLAGEDESTPSHASLDIGQDDTLPASGQTPSTDGRAQIPKSWPNHHPQYIHNFQGHAFQQMPPYQGYVYPGMQVPPSSYFPGNMQWPPNEGRSHNDKTSYKKKKKKKNKQSQVVERSEEDESTTLSESSYESDSDVDSKQSKKNSSAERMHKKKHGKKSSRKVVIRNINYITSKGDGEKGSVTDGSLSNEEEFINGDSLKHKVEEAVASFEKRNKSNPRHHKKQHTAKHLGSVNDSTVSDSNGIKDGNNWDAFQNLLLIDEEDSTRDTEKQPMKFEEEYMLNKNFEDGRSKEFNSEAGFAKTRVVSNDSFVVTQRELNNEGRNRVEYFKEGKDEPTFMQKNKSTEEDLMFSRRNEEPGRYYVSSSATDGLPLEKNKKDILADDSFMIQARSSETKSNSQSVVNISSVSDIVGTTEFTNGTQEGSHKKSETLTSREPDDLLMVLDRDSAVEQNATPWRMEMDYENNIALSEANKKPSDVGTDRNRASDHEGADKKTSGAKNGKISSKDAKSKAPNASLGKSKSDIMSRSRTLPGSRTTVTKSKSEKEEETRKRREELMIQRQKRIAERSSSKKTGTETKKGNPKIHPSNEETKKSNKPVLRSSTINRLATARVTQQKVSPSQPKSSPAKKPSLKANKVPLQKKQLPKEVKSSNPKAKVLSDTNAKTKIETKASLVLPIKPVAAKAVEQNNNNHDLKVIEEVSKASPEKHPRSLISERETPHENMRHLRTNSSLPNHDHPSGGNQSRGEEVSDKLPSLHGDNMITASSTAALPTKPLIDESYVTPPKVSEIQISTPPPSNQESIHNRKKWINEEEDSSKAAKGFRKLLFFGRRS from the exons ATGGATCCAAGTTCTTGTCTTGATCATGCGCTTTTTCAACTCACACCAACAAGAACAAG ATGTGATTTGGTGATTGTTGCTGGTGGTGTGAGTGAAAGATTAGCTTCTGGGCTGTTAGAACCTTTTCTTTCTCACCTTAAATGTGCCAAAGATCAGATTTCAAAAGGGGGCTATTCCATCACACTACATCCAGTTGGTATATTTGCTCCATGGTTCACCAAAGCCACCCTGCAAAG GTTTGTTAGATTTGTAAGCACTCCAGAAGTTCTAGAGAGGTTTGTGACCATAGAAAAGGAGATTGTGCAGATTGAAGGTTCAGTTCAATCAAGTGAGGCAGAAG GAAATCTGTCATATGCTGAAGGGCGTGTCAAAAGGTCGACTAATTCCTCCAATCAAGACGGACATGAAGAGAATTCGAG GATTCGCCTTCAACGTGTTCTAGACAATCGTAAAGCTATGCTTTGTAAAGAACAAGCAATGGCCTATGCACGTGCTTTAGTTGCGGGATATTATCCAGAATCAATGGATGAGCTTATTTGTTTCGCCGATGCTTTTGGAGCTTCGCGTTTAAG GGAAGCTTGCTTGAATTTCTTAGAGCTATGCAAACAAAAGAATGAAGACAAGCTTTGGGTGGATGAGATCGCAGCCATGCAGGTGTCTTCTCAACCCGTGTTGCCTTACTTGCGAACATCTGGAATCGTACTTGCGGGTGAAGATGAGTCAACCCCAAGCCATGCCAGTTTGGACATTGGCCAAG ATGATACCTTGCCAGCATCAGGTCAAACTCCGTCAACCGATGGAAGGGCTCAAATACCAAAGTCGTGGCCGAATCATCATCCGCAGTACATTCACAATTTTCAAGGTCATGCATTCCAACAAATGCCTCCATACCAAGGATATGTGTATCCTGGTATGCAGGTTCCTCCCTCTTCATATTTTCCGGGGAATATGCAATGGCCTCCAAACGAGGGTCGGTCTCACAATGATAAAACATCGTataagaaaaagaagaagaagaaaaacaaACAATCTCAAGTAGTGGAGCGCTCTGAAGAAGATGAATCAACTACATTGTCTGAGTCTAGCTACGAGAGTGATTCGGATGTTGAttcaaagcaaagcaaaaagaaCTCGTCAGCGGAGCGTATGCACAAAAAGAAGCATGGAAAGAAGTCCTCGCGGAAAGTAGTTATACGTAATATAAACTATATAACCTCTAAAGGAGATGGTGAAAAGGGTAGTGTCACAGACGGGAGTTTGTCGAACGAGGAAGAATTTATCAATGGAGATTCCTTGAAACACAAGGTAGAGGAAGCTGTTGCGTCTTTTGAGAAAAGAAACAAATCAAACCCACGTCACCATAAGAAACAACATACCGCAAAACACCTTGGCAGTGTAAATGATTCAACTGTTTCTGATTCCAATGGCATAAAAGACGGTAACAATTGGGATGCTTTCCAGAATCTTCTTTTGATAGACGAGGAAGATTCTACGCGTGATACAGAAAAACagccgatgaagtttgaggaAGAGTATATGCTGAACAAAAATTTTGAAGATGGAAGGTCAAAGGAATTTAACAGCGAAGCAGGCTTTGCTAAAACTCGAGTAGTTTCAAATGATTCATTTGTTGTGACACAAAGGGAATTGAACAATGAGGGTCGAAATCGCGTTGAATACTTCAAGGAAGGGAAGGATGAACCTACATTTATGCAGAAAAATAAAAGTACCGAAGAGGATTTGATGTTTTCTCGGAGAAACGAAGAACCTGGTAGATATTATGTGTCTTCTTCAGCTACAGATGGTTTACCTttagagaaaaacaagaaagacATTTTGGCTGACGACTCTTTCATGATTCAAGCTCGATCGTCGGAAACTAAATCTAATTCCCAATCAGTTGTTAACATAAGTTCGGTATCAGACATTGTCGGCACTACTGAATTCACAAACGGAACACAAGAAGGTTCACACAAGAAGTCTGAAACCTTAACTTCTCGCGAGCCGGATGATCTCCTGATGGTTCTTGATCGCGATTCAGCTGTGGAGCAGAATGCAACACCCTGGAGAATGGAAATGGATTATGAAAACAACATTGCATTATCTGAAGCAAATAAAAAGCCTTCTGACGTTGGAACCGATAGAAACCGTGCGTCTGATCATGAAGGCGCGGATAAGAAAACTAGTGGAGCAAAAAATGGGAAAATTTCAAGTAAAGATGCAAAGTCAAAGGCTCCAAATGCATCTCTTGGGAAAAGCAAGTCTGATATCATGTCAAGAAGTAGAACATTGCCGGGAAGCAGAACTACGGTTACGAAGAGCAAATCCGAGAAG GAAGAAGAAACTAGAAAGAGACGGGAAGAGTTAATGATCCAACGACAGAAAAGAATCGCCGAAAGAAGTTCCTCGAAGAAGACTGGAACAGAAACTAAGAAAGGGAATCCTAAGATTCATCCATCTAACGAAGAGACTAAGAAATCGAACAAACCAGTCCTTAGGAGTTCCACCATCAATCGCCTCGCTACTGCCCGAGTAACTCAGCAGAAGGTTTCTCCGAGCCAACCAAAATCAAGTCCAGCCAAGAAACCTTCCTTGAAGGCAAATAAGGTGCCTTTGCAGAAGAAACAGCTCCCAAAAGAAGTCAAATCTTCGAATCCTAAAGCGAAAGTTCTATCCGACACTAACGCGAAGACTAAGATTGAAACAAAAGCCTCACTAGTGCTGCCTATCAAACCTGTTGCCGCGAAAGCTGTTGaacaaaacaacaacaatcatGATTTGAAAGTCATTGAAGAGGTATCCAAGGCATCACCAGAGAAACATCCAAGATCTTTGATTTCAGAAAGAGAAACCCCGCATGAAAATATGCGCCACCTTCGCACGAACTCGTCTTTGCCAAATCACGATCATCCGTCCGGAGGAAACCAGTCTAGAGGTGAAGAAGTATCAGACAAGTTACCTTCACTTCATGGTGATAACATGATCACAGCTTCTTCTACTGCTGCATTACCTACCAAACCATTAATAGATGAAAGTTATGTTACTCCACCTAAAGTCTCGGAGATACAAATTTCTACACCTCCGCCGAGTAACCAAGAATCAATCCACAACAGGAAGAAATGGATCAATGAGGAGGAGGACTCTTCAAAAGCGGCGAAAGGATTCCGTAAGCTTCTCTTCTTTGGAAGAAGGAGCTGA
- the LOC127086385 gene encoding COP1-interacting protein 7 isoform X2, which produces MDPSSCLDHALFQLTPTRTRCDLVIVAGGVSERLASGLLEPFLSHLKCAKDQISKGGYSITLHPVGIFAPWFTKATLQRFVRFVSTPEVLERFVTIEKEIVQIEGSVQSSEAEGRVKRSTNSSNQDGHEENSRIRLQRVLDNRKAMLCKEQAMAYARALVAGYYPESMDELICFADAFGASRLREACLNFLELCKQKNEDKLWVDEIAAMQVSSQPVLPYLRTSGIVLAGEDESTPSHASLDIGQDDTLPASGQTPSTDGRAQIPKSWPNHHPQYIHNFQGHAFQQMPPYQGYVYPGMQVPPSSYFPGNMQWPPNEGRSHNDKTSYKKKKKKKNKQSQVVERSEEDESTTLSESSYESDSDVDSKQSKKNSSAERMHKKKHGKKSSRKVVIRNINYITSKGDGEKGSVTDGSLSNEEEFINGDSLKHKVEEAVASFEKRNKSNPRHHKKQHTAKHLGSVNDSTVSDSNGIKDGNNWDAFQNLLLIDEEDSTRDTEKQPMKFEEEYMLNKNFEDGRSKEFNSEAGFAKTRVVSNDSFVVTQRELNNEGRNRVEYFKEGKDEPTFMQKNKSTEEDLMFSRRNEEPGRYYVSSSATDGLPLEKNKKDILADDSFMIQARSSETKSNSQSVVNISSVSDIVGTTEFTNGTQEGSHKKSETLTSREPDDLLMVLDRDSAVEQNATPWRMEMDYENNIALSEANKKPSDVGTDRNRASDHEGADKKTSGAKNGKISSKDAKSKAPNASLGKSKSDIMSRSRTLPGSRTTVTKSKSEKEEETRKRREELMIQRQKRIAERSSSKKTGTETKKGNPKIHPSNEETKKSNKPVLRSSTINRLATARVTQQKVSPSQPKSSPAKKPSLKANKVPLQKKQLPKEVKSSNPKAKVLSDTNAKTKIETKASLVLPIKPVAAKAVEQNNNNHDLKVIEEVSKASPEKHPRSLISERETPHENMRHLRTNSSLPNHDHPSGGNQSRGEEVSDKLPSLHGDNMITASSTAALPTKPLIDESYVTPPKVSEIQISTPPPSNQESIHNRKKWINEEEDSSKAAKGFRKLLFFGRRS; this is translated from the exons ATGGATCCAAGTTCTTGTCTTGATCATGCGCTTTTTCAACTCACACCAACAAGAACAAG ATGTGATTTGGTGATTGTTGCTGGTGGTGTGAGTGAAAGATTAGCTTCTGGGCTGTTAGAACCTTTTCTTTCTCACCTTAAATGTGCCAAAGATCAGATTTCAAAAGGGGGCTATTCCATCACACTACATCCAGTTGGTATATTTGCTCCATGGTTCACCAAAGCCACCCTGCAAAG GTTTGTTAGATTTGTAAGCACTCCAGAAGTTCTAGAGAGGTTTGTGACCATAGAAAAGGAGATTGTGCAGATTGAAGGTTCAGTTCAATCAAGTGAGGCAGAAG GGCGTGTCAAAAGGTCGACTAATTCCTCCAATCAAGACGGACATGAAGAGAATTCGAG GATTCGCCTTCAACGTGTTCTAGACAATCGTAAAGCTATGCTTTGTAAAGAACAAGCAATGGCCTATGCACGTGCTTTAGTTGCGGGATATTATCCAGAATCAATGGATGAGCTTATTTGTTTCGCCGATGCTTTTGGAGCTTCGCGTTTAAG GGAAGCTTGCTTGAATTTCTTAGAGCTATGCAAACAAAAGAATGAAGACAAGCTTTGGGTGGATGAGATCGCAGCCATGCAGGTGTCTTCTCAACCCGTGTTGCCTTACTTGCGAACATCTGGAATCGTACTTGCGGGTGAAGATGAGTCAACCCCAAGCCATGCCAGTTTGGACATTGGCCAAG ATGATACCTTGCCAGCATCAGGTCAAACTCCGTCAACCGATGGAAGGGCTCAAATACCAAAGTCGTGGCCGAATCATCATCCGCAGTACATTCACAATTTTCAAGGTCATGCATTCCAACAAATGCCTCCATACCAAGGATATGTGTATCCTGGTATGCAGGTTCCTCCCTCTTCATATTTTCCGGGGAATATGCAATGGCCTCCAAACGAGGGTCGGTCTCACAATGATAAAACATCGTataagaaaaagaagaagaagaaaaacaaACAATCTCAAGTAGTGGAGCGCTCTGAAGAAGATGAATCAACTACATTGTCTGAGTCTAGCTACGAGAGTGATTCGGATGTTGAttcaaagcaaagcaaaaagaaCTCGTCAGCGGAGCGTATGCACAAAAAGAAGCATGGAAAGAAGTCCTCGCGGAAAGTAGTTATACGTAATATAAACTATATAACCTCTAAAGGAGATGGTGAAAAGGGTAGTGTCACAGACGGGAGTTTGTCGAACGAGGAAGAATTTATCAATGGAGATTCCTTGAAACACAAGGTAGAGGAAGCTGTTGCGTCTTTTGAGAAAAGAAACAAATCAAACCCACGTCACCATAAGAAACAACATACCGCAAAACACCTTGGCAGTGTAAATGATTCAACTGTTTCTGATTCCAATGGCATAAAAGACGGTAACAATTGGGATGCTTTCCAGAATCTTCTTTTGATAGACGAGGAAGATTCTACGCGTGATACAGAAAAACagccgatgaagtttgaggaAGAGTATATGCTGAACAAAAATTTTGAAGATGGAAGGTCAAAGGAATTTAACAGCGAAGCAGGCTTTGCTAAAACTCGAGTAGTTTCAAATGATTCATTTGTTGTGACACAAAGGGAATTGAACAATGAGGGTCGAAATCGCGTTGAATACTTCAAGGAAGGGAAGGATGAACCTACATTTATGCAGAAAAATAAAAGTACCGAAGAGGATTTGATGTTTTCTCGGAGAAACGAAGAACCTGGTAGATATTATGTGTCTTCTTCAGCTACAGATGGTTTACCTttagagaaaaacaagaaagacATTTTGGCTGACGACTCTTTCATGATTCAAGCTCGATCGTCGGAAACTAAATCTAATTCCCAATCAGTTGTTAACATAAGTTCGGTATCAGACATTGTCGGCACTACTGAATTCACAAACGGAACACAAGAAGGTTCACACAAGAAGTCTGAAACCTTAACTTCTCGCGAGCCGGATGATCTCCTGATGGTTCTTGATCGCGATTCAGCTGTGGAGCAGAATGCAACACCCTGGAGAATGGAAATGGATTATGAAAACAACATTGCATTATCTGAAGCAAATAAAAAGCCTTCTGACGTTGGAACCGATAGAAACCGTGCGTCTGATCATGAAGGCGCGGATAAGAAAACTAGTGGAGCAAAAAATGGGAAAATTTCAAGTAAAGATGCAAAGTCAAAGGCTCCAAATGCATCTCTTGGGAAAAGCAAGTCTGATATCATGTCAAGAAGTAGAACATTGCCGGGAAGCAGAACTACGGTTACGAAGAGCAAATCCGAGAAG GAAGAAGAAACTAGAAAGAGACGGGAAGAGTTAATGATCCAACGACAGAAAAGAATCGCCGAAAGAAGTTCCTCGAAGAAGACTGGAACAGAAACTAAGAAAGGGAATCCTAAGATTCATCCATCTAACGAAGAGACTAAGAAATCGAACAAACCAGTCCTTAGGAGTTCCACCATCAATCGCCTCGCTACTGCCCGAGTAACTCAGCAGAAGGTTTCTCCGAGCCAACCAAAATCAAGTCCAGCCAAGAAACCTTCCTTGAAGGCAAATAAGGTGCCTTTGCAGAAGAAACAGCTCCCAAAAGAAGTCAAATCTTCGAATCCTAAAGCGAAAGTTCTATCCGACACTAACGCGAAGACTAAGATTGAAACAAAAGCCTCACTAGTGCTGCCTATCAAACCTGTTGCCGCGAAAGCTGTTGaacaaaacaacaacaatcatGATTTGAAAGTCATTGAAGAGGTATCCAAGGCATCACCAGAGAAACATCCAAGATCTTTGATTTCAGAAAGAGAAACCCCGCATGAAAATATGCGCCACCTTCGCACGAACTCGTCTTTGCCAAATCACGATCATCCGTCCGGAGGAAACCAGTCTAGAGGTGAAGAAGTATCAGACAAGTTACCTTCACTTCATGGTGATAACATGATCACAGCTTCTTCTACTGCTGCATTACCTACCAAACCATTAATAGATGAAAGTTATGTTACTCCACCTAAAGTCTCGGAGATACAAATTTCTACACCTCCGCCGAGTAACCAAGAATCAATCCACAACAGGAAGAAATGGATCAATGAGGAGGAGGACTCTTCAAAAGCGGCGAAAGGATTCCGTAAGCTTCTCTTCTTTGGAAGAAGGAGCTGA
- the LOC127086384 gene encoding uncharacterized protein LOC127086384 — protein MARRSSGGRSARPAPRAAPARPAPVNHAPPPANVQSGGGSMLSGIGSTIAQGMAFGTGSAVAHRAVDAVMGPRTIQHETVASEAAAAAAPAPTASSFGGDACNIHSKAFQDCLNNYGSEISKCQFYLDMLSECRKNSGSSLSM, from the exons ATGGCTCGTCGTAGCTCCGGCG GAAGATCTGCTCGTCCAGCTCCCCGAGCTGCACCAGCTCGCCCCGCTCCAG TCAACCATGCTCCTCCTCCGGCTAATGTTCAGAGTGGCGGTGGATCTATGCTTAGTGGTATTGGTTCAACCATAGCTCAAG GTATGGCTTTTGGCACTGGAAGTGCAGTGGCACATAGGGCTGTGGACGCCGTTATGGGTCCTCGCACTATTCAACATGAAACTGTAGCTAGTGAggctgctgctgctgctgcccCTGCACCAACTGCCAGCTCTTTTGGTGGTGATGCATGCAATATTCATTCAAAGGCTTTCCAGGAT TGCCTGAACAATTACGGAAGTGAGATTAGCAAGTGTCAGTTTTACTTGGATATGCTATCAGAATGCAGAAAGAACTCTGGATCCTCATTGAGCATGTAA